GGGTGAGCAGGACGTTCTCCATCCCGAGGAGTGGGGTGTCGGGGGCGGGGGGCTCCCGCTCCAGGACATCGAGGCCGGCCCCCGCGATCCAGCCCTCCTTCAGGGCCCGGACCAGCGCCTCCTCCTCGACCAC
This Candidatus Methylomirabilis sp. DNA region includes the following protein-coding sequences:
- a CDS encoding NAD(P)-dependent oxidoreductase, which codes for VVEEEALVRALKEGWIAGAGLDVLEREPPAPDTPLLGMENVLLTPHAAFYSLGSLSEVKRRAAAAVAAVLRGERPESVVNPEVYTRAR